CCTGGGCGCAGCAGAAGGAACTGATCGCCAATACCTATGGCGGCGGATGGGAGCAGGGGCACAAGCAGGCCATCGCCGATCCGATCGAGAAGAAGACGGGCGCCAAGGTCATCCTCATCCCGATGCTCGCCAACGAGCTCGTGGCGCGCATCAAGGCGGCGGGGGGCGCCAAGCCGCCGGTGGACGTGGCGCTGGTCGACGACGGCCCCTTCCTGACGGCCATCAAGGAGGACG
The sequence above is a segment of the Candidatus Methylomirabilota bacterium genome. Coding sequences within it:
- a CDS encoding ABC transporter substrate-binding protein — its product is MAGATALTAGRAWAQQKELIANTYGGGWEQGHKQAIADPIEKKTGAKVILIPMLANELVARIKAAGGAKPPVDVALVDDGPFLTAIKED